A genome region from Streptomyces antimycoticus includes the following:
- a CDS encoding GNAT family N-acetyltransferase, giving the protein MDDRIRPATAADVGAVEAVTDAAYRPYVARIGLRPAPMDADHAADIAAGRVFVTGDPVVGVLVLVAEPDHLVLESIAVDPGAHRQGVGRRLLAFADLHARALGLPEIRLYTNAAMWENQEIYPRYGYEVTERRQDGAYDRIHYRKRISEATPD; this is encoded by the coding sequence ATGGACGACCGCATCCGCCCCGCGACCGCAGCCGACGTTGGCGCAGTGGAGGCCGTCACCGACGCGGCATACCGCCCCTACGTCGCCCGGATCGGCCTCCGCCCCGCGCCGATGGACGCGGACCACGCGGCCGATATCGCGGCGGGGCGCGTGTTCGTCACCGGCGACCCGGTCGTGGGGGTGCTGGTCCTGGTGGCCGAGCCCGACCATCTCGTCCTGGAGAGCATCGCCGTAGATCCGGGCGCGCACCGACAGGGCGTGGGCAGGCGCCTGCTCGCCTTCGCCGACCTGCACGCCCGCGCTCTCGGCCTCCCGGAGATCCGGCTCTACACCAACGCCGCCATGTGGGAGAACCAGGAGATCTACCCGAGGTACGGGTACGAGGTGACCGAGCGCCGCCAGGACGGCGCGTACGACCGGATCCACTACCGGAAGCGCATCTCCGAGGCAACGCCCGACTAG
- a CDS encoding FG-GAP repeat domain-containing protein, with protein sequence MLRKRSRLIAAPIAAVALTLTIAGYQASASGSSPSGGADRSGKVSEATGPCLADATTLIGDLDGDGHPDKISNPGHTGTKMTIQWGAADGSFGEKHAVSALLGAKKGEVATAAVADFRNDGTLDMVVNIVEPADGDDASTARVAEYRPGPLARTDLSSADARHSDIGDQGEAQQLRIANYGDDPYPDLAILNNPGDGQLDRDVRLSTAGSGPGDYDYATQEKYGEFGSTAEPPAMPGDGWKHFYKPCS encoded by the coding sequence ATGCTTCGCAAACGGTCACGTCTGATCGCCGCGCCGATCGCGGCTGTCGCTCTGACCCTGACCATCGCCGGATACCAGGCCAGTGCGTCCGGGTCGTCGCCCTCGGGCGGCGCGGACCGGTCCGGCAAGGTCAGCGAGGCGACGGGCCCCTGTCTGGCCGACGCCACGACGCTGATCGGCGATCTCGACGGCGACGGCCACCCGGACAAGATCTCGAACCCCGGGCACACCGGCACCAAGATGACCATCCAGTGGGGCGCCGCGGACGGCTCGTTCGGCGAGAAGCACGCCGTCAGCGCACTTCTCGGTGCGAAGAAGGGGGAGGTCGCGACCGCCGCGGTCGCCGACTTCCGCAACGACGGCACCCTGGACATGGTCGTCAACATCGTCGAGCCGGCCGACGGGGACGACGCCTCGACCGCGCGCGTCGCGGAATACCGCCCCGGCCCGCTCGCGCGGACGGACCTGAGCTCCGCCGACGCCCGGCACTCCGACATCGGCGACCAGGGCGAGGCCCAGCAGCTTCGGATCGCCAACTACGGCGACGACCCGTACCCGGACCTCGCGATCCTCAACAACCCCGGTGACGGGCAGCTGGATCGGGACGTGCGCCTGTCGACCGCGGGCAGCGGCCCGGGGGACTACGACTACGCGACGCAGGAGAAGTACGGGGAGTTCGGCAGCACGGCCGAGCCGCCGGCCATGCCCGGCGACGGCTGGAAGCACTTCTACAAGCCCTGCTCCTGA
- a CDS encoding DUF1707 SHOCT-like domain-containing protein — MTSLPEDPPLLVSEDDRDAAVQRVQEAYAEGHIAHEDMDERLQQVLTAKTRGELASALASLPEENAGTTSTIAAAGGRIKRRGAWQVPRVLKVASAFGRVRLDLSRAVIEHPVVDIELQLGTGRAKITVPRDAIVDLEGLHTGWKDTRYKPRRHSGPGGPRIRISGTMGFGRLTIRHARRSPL; from the coding sequence GTGACTTCTCTGCCGGAAGACCCGCCGTTACTCGTCAGCGAAGACGACCGCGACGCGGCCGTGCAGCGCGTGCAGGAGGCGTACGCCGAAGGGCACATCGCGCACGAGGACATGGACGAGCGCCTCCAGCAGGTGCTCACCGCCAAGACCCGCGGCGAACTGGCGTCGGCTCTGGCCTCGCTCCCGGAGGAGAACGCGGGCACGACGTCCACGATTGCCGCCGCCGGCGGGCGGATCAAGCGGCGCGGCGCCTGGCAGGTGCCTCGGGTCCTGAAGGTCGCGTCCGCATTCGGAAGAGTGCGCCTGGACCTGTCGCGGGCGGTCATCGAGCATCCGGTCGTGGACATCGAGCTGCAACTCGGCACCGGCAGGGCCAAGATCACGGTGCCGCGGGACGCGATCGTCGATCTCGAGGGTCTGCACACCGGGTGGAAGGACACGCGCTACAAGCCCCGGCGGCACTCCGGCCCCGGCGGGCCGAGGATCCGGATCTCCGGGACCATGGGATTCGGACGGTTGACGATTCGCCACGCGCGTCGTTCGCCCTTGTGA
- a CDS encoding response regulator, translated as MSEGGLRIVVVDDHTVMRAGVIALLAAEDSIEIVGEAGDGRAALDLVDRYDPDVALVDLRMPVLDGVATTAEIVARYPRTRVLILTTYDTDTEIERGVEAGAIGYLLKDTTREQLVDAIHAAARGETVLAPRVAEKLVARLRRPVQEPLTDRETEVLGAVADGLTNAEIGRRLVIAEATVKTHLLRLFAKLDVNDRTRAVVVAMERGLLQRPHR; from the coding sequence ATGAGCGAGGGAGGTCTGCGCATCGTCGTGGTGGACGATCACACCGTGATGCGGGCCGGAGTGATCGCCCTGCTCGCCGCCGAGGACAGCATCGAAATCGTCGGCGAGGCGGGCGACGGACGCGCGGCGCTCGATCTGGTCGATCGGTACGACCCCGACGTGGCCCTGGTCGATCTGCGGATGCCCGTGCTCGACGGGGTGGCGACGACGGCCGAGATCGTCGCCCGGTATCCCCGTACGCGGGTGCTGATCCTGACGACGTACGACACCGACACGGAGATCGAGCGCGGGGTGGAGGCCGGTGCCATCGGCTATCTGCTCAAGGACACCACCCGTGAGCAACTCGTCGACGCCATCCACGCGGCGGCGCGGGGCGAGACGGTGCTCGCTCCCCGGGTCGCCGAGAAGCTGGTCGCACGGCTGCGGCGGCCCGTTCAGGAGCCGCTGACCGACCGCGAGACCGAGGTCCTGGGCGCCGTGGCGGACGGACTCACCAACGCCGAGATCGGACGGCGCCTCGTGATCGCCGAGGCCACGGTGAAGACCCATCTGCTGCGCCTGTTCGCCAAGCTGGATGTGAACGACCGGACGCGGGCGGTGGTGGTGGCCATGGAGCGGGGGCTTCTGCAGCGGCCCCACCGCTAG
- a CDS encoding sensor histidine kinase, with amino-acid sequence MTALASPLADAFWATSLRRWNAVCWVLFAAMAVGLVTTAPAGGSKYQAVALLGCVVLCYAVLDRFPGNPVVRPRVYLSVLVLGLGGLAYLGSSYAALFMVTLPHYWMFGRTPRASMGFLGVAAAATLAGSLVRQGWSAEFFGETLMSTLIVVAVGVLIGLWAHSVVAQSSERAQLIEELERTQAQLSEAHQRQGAADERERIARDIHDTLAQGFASIIVLAEAAQAGIDHEPATSAQQLRSIESTARENLAEARELVGSAGQPGPGQVAAGSVALTLRRTLDRFAEDTGLTVDADLADLECDQQTRIALLRCTQESLANVRKHARASMVGVVLVRRPHGVELEITDDGTGFRVEESTGFGLDGMRKRLAELGGRLTVTSSVGDGTRILAMIPLASEVEA; translated from the coding sequence ATGACCGCTCTCGCCAGCCCCTTGGCCGACGCCTTCTGGGCCACTTCGCTGCGCCGGTGGAACGCCGTGTGCTGGGTCCTGTTCGCCGCGATGGCCGTCGGGCTGGTGACGACGGCTCCGGCCGGGGGGAGCAAGTACCAGGCGGTCGCGCTTCTGGGCTGTGTGGTGCTGTGCTACGCGGTGCTCGACCGCTTCCCGGGGAATCCTGTCGTACGGCCGCGGGTCTACCTCTCGGTGCTTGTGCTCGGGCTCGGCGGGCTGGCCTATCTGGGCAGCAGCTATGCGGCGCTGTTCATGGTGACGCTGCCGCACTACTGGATGTTCGGGCGCACTCCGCGGGCCTCGATGGGGTTCCTCGGGGTGGCGGCCGCTGCCACGCTGGCGGGGAGTCTGGTCCGGCAGGGCTGGTCGGCGGAGTTCTTCGGCGAGACGCTGATGTCCACCCTGATCGTGGTCGCGGTGGGCGTGCTGATCGGCCTGTGGGCGCACTCGGTCGTCGCGCAGAGCAGTGAACGGGCGCAGCTGATCGAGGAGTTGGAGCGGACGCAGGCGCAGCTCTCCGAGGCACACCAGCGACAGGGCGCGGCGGACGAACGGGAACGCATCGCACGCGACATCCACGACACGCTCGCGCAGGGCTTCGCGTCGATCATCGTGCTCGCGGAGGCGGCTCAGGCGGGCATTGACCACGAACCGGCGACCAGCGCCCAGCAACTGCGGTCGATCGAGTCCACCGCCCGGGAGAACCTCGCCGAGGCGCGGGAGTTGGTCGGCTCGGCGGGGCAGCCGGGCCCGGGCCAGGTGGCGGCCGGTTCGGTGGCGCTGACGCTGCGCCGTACGCTGGACCGCTTCGCGGAGGACACCGGGCTGACGGTGGACGCCGACCTGGCAGACCTGGAGTGTGACCAGCAGACCCGTATCGCGCTGCTGCGCTGCACCCAGGAGTCCCTGGCCAACGTGCGCAAACACGCACGCGCGTCCATGGTCGGCGTGGTGCTGGTACGGCGTCCGCACGGAGTGGAGCTGGAGATCACCGACGATGGAACCGGGTTCCGGGTGGAGGAGTCGACGGGCTTCGGACTCGACGGCATGCGCAAGCGACTGGCGGAGCTGGGCGGGAGGCTCACGGTGACGAGTTCGGTGGGCGACGGGACGCGGATCCTGGCGATGATCCCCCTGGCGAGCGAGGTGGAGGCATGA
- a CDS encoding APC family permease, whose amino-acid sequence MTTSTDVEPRPAEAPAGGRLRAWLLRGLSDMAKQQPGPHAQVPEGHRGQRWWRVMCLTGVDYFSTLGYQPGIAALAAGLLSPIATVVLVAVTLAGALPVYRRVAKESPHGEGSIAMLERLLSFWKGKLFVLTLLGFAATDFLITITLSAADASTHLVENPHFTSTLHGHEVAITLGLVALLGAVFLKGFMEAIGVAVVLVGGYLALNTVVVIVGLWHVATASHVVTDWSQALTAEHSNPLVMVGLALVVFPKLALGLSGFETGVAVMPHVDGGPGDTEERPTGRIRDTRKLLTTAAVIMSVFLITTSFITTVLIPQDEFKAGGQANGRALAYLAHHYLGSVFGSVYDAATIGILWFAGASAMAGLLNLMPRYLPRYGMAPHWARAVRPMVLVFTLIAFLVTWLFDADVDAQGGAYATGVLVLMTSAAVAVTIAARRAGQRGWTIGFGVISVVFGYTTAVNVVERPDGVKIGACFIAGIIAVSLLSRLARAFELRVTDMDLDAMAERFVRDSATRRIRFIANEPDHRDAAEYRDKIQQIRADNDIPDDEDLIFVEVTVRDPSDFESALRVHGEVLHGRYRVLTLDGSSIPNSLAALLLHVRDVTGCRPHIYFEWTEGSPFAQFLRFFLFGQGEVAPVTREVLREAEPDRARRPHVHVG is encoded by the coding sequence ATGACCACCTCCACCGATGTGGAGCCCCGCCCGGCGGAGGCCCCCGCGGGAGGCCGTCTGCGGGCCTGGCTGCTGCGGGGCCTGTCCGATATGGCCAAACAACAACCCGGACCGCATGCCCAGGTCCCCGAGGGGCACCGGGGGCAGCGGTGGTGGCGGGTGATGTGCCTGACCGGCGTGGACTACTTCTCCACGCTCGGCTACCAGCCCGGTATCGCCGCCCTCGCCGCCGGGCTGCTGTCCCCCATCGCCACCGTCGTGCTGGTGGCCGTGACCCTGGCCGGGGCGCTGCCGGTGTACCGGCGGGTGGCCAAGGAGAGCCCGCATGGCGAGGGGTCGATCGCGATGCTGGAGCGGCTGCTGTCGTTCTGGAAGGGCAAGCTCTTCGTTCTGACGCTGCTGGGGTTCGCGGCCACCGACTTCCTGATCACCATCACCCTCTCGGCCGCCGACGCCTCCACCCACCTGGTGGAGAACCCGCACTTCACCAGCACACTGCACGGCCATGAGGTGGCGATCACGCTGGGGCTGGTCGCCCTCCTCGGCGCCGTCTTCCTCAAGGGCTTCATGGAGGCCATCGGGGTGGCGGTGGTGCTCGTCGGCGGCTACCTGGCGCTGAACACGGTCGTCGTGATCGTCGGGCTGTGGCATGTGGCCACCGCGTCCCACGTGGTCACCGACTGGTCGCAGGCGCTGACCGCCGAGCACAGCAACCCGCTGGTCATGGTCGGTCTGGCGCTGGTGGTGTTCCCCAAGCTCGCGCTCGGCCTGTCCGGGTTCGAGACCGGTGTGGCCGTCATGCCCCATGTGGACGGCGGCCCCGGCGACACCGAGGAACGTCCCACCGGGCGGATCCGGGACACCCGGAAGCTGCTCACCACCGCCGCCGTGATCATGAGCGTCTTCCTGATCACCACGAGCTTCATCACCACCGTGCTCATCCCGCAGGACGAGTTCAAGGCCGGCGGCCAGGCCAATGGACGAGCCCTCGCCTATCTCGCCCACCACTACCTGGGATCCGTCTTCGGCAGCGTCTACGACGCGGCGACCATCGGCATCCTGTGGTTCGCGGGCGCCTCGGCCATGGCCGGACTGCTCAACCTCATGCCCCGCTATCTGCCCCGCTACGGCATGGCCCCGCACTGGGCCCGGGCGGTGCGCCCCATGGTGCTCGTCTTCACCCTGATCGCCTTCCTGGTCACCTGGCTCTTCGACGCCGATGTGGACGCCCAGGGCGGTGCCTACGCCACCGGGGTGCTGGTGCTGATGACCTCCGCCGCGGTCGCCGTCACCATCGCCGCCCGCCGCGCCGGGCAGCGGGGCTGGACCATCGGCTTCGGCGTGATCTCGGTGGTCTTCGGCTACACCACGGCGGTCAACGTCGTGGAACGCCCCGACGGCGTCAAGATCGGCGCCTGTTTCATCGCCGGCATCATCGCCGTGTCCCTGCTGTCCCGGCTCGCCCGCGCCTTCGAGCTACGGGTCACCGACATGGATCTGGATGCCATGGCCGAGCGCTTCGTCCGCGACAGCGCCACCCGCCGCATACGGTTCATCGCCAACGAGCCGGACCACCGGGACGCGGCCGAGTACCGCGACAAGATCCAGCAGATCCGAGCCGACAACGACATCCCGGACGACGAGGACCTGATCTTCGTCGAGGTCACCGTCCGCGACCCGTCCGACTTCGAATCGGCGCTGCGCGTGCACGGCGAGGTGCTGCACGGCCGCTACCGCGTCCTGACCCTCGACGGCTCCAGCATCCCCAACTCGCTGGCCGCGCTGCTGCTGCACGTACGGGATGTGACCGGGTGCAGGCCGCATATCTACTTCGAGTGGACCGAGGGCAGCCCCTTCGCCCAGTTCCTGCGGTTCTTCCTGTTCGGCCAGGGAGAGGTCGCCCCCGTCACCCGGGAAGTGCTGCGCGAGGCCGAGCCCGACCGGGCCCGGCGGCCCCACGTCCACGTCGGCTGA
- a CDS encoding DUF4232 domain-containing protein has translation MLISRPRVRMFAGASLLVTAAMFATACQSDETSSGSSDSSASAKATTGATADAAGDKDSAADSSATSPGAKDKGAQDGSGADTGNGERGKVGQVCGANDISWSTRDESQAGGYILVMAKAKAGITCVLPAALPTVAFGSDGTEAGPAEQSVGPAVTLSGGTTAYAGVNPKTTNDNNGKELDSIIVAVGNEDANPVSLPVGTITVDKPVVTNWHTSPADAVPFGGGTDQ, from the coding sequence ATGCTTATCAGCCGCCCCCGGGTCCGTATGTTCGCCGGTGCCAGCCTGCTGGTGACTGCCGCGATGTTCGCCACCGCTTGCCAGTCGGACGAGACGAGCAGTGGGTCCAGTGACTCGTCTGCCTCCGCCAAGGCCACGACCGGGGCCACGGCCGATGCCGCGGGCGACAAGGACAGCGCCGCCGACTCGTCGGCCACGTCCCCCGGCGCGAAGGACAAGGGCGCCCAGGACGGCTCCGGTGCCGACACCGGCAACGGCGAGCGCGGCAAGGTCGGGCAGGTGTGCGGGGCCAACGACATTTCCTGGAGCACCCGGGACGAGTCGCAGGCCGGCGGATACATCCTGGTCATGGCGAAGGCCAAGGCGGGGATCACCTGTGTGCTGCCCGCCGCGCTTCCCACGGTGGCCTTCGGGTCGGACGGCACCGAGGCGGGTCCCGCGGAGCAGTCCGTAGGACCCGCGGTCACGTTGAGCGGGGGAACCACCGCCTATGCCGGGGTGAACCCGAAGACCACCAACGACAACAACGGCAAGGAACTGGACAGCATCATCGTCGCCGTCGGCAATGAGGACGCCAACCCGGTCTCCCTGCCGGTCGGCACCATCACCGTCGACAAGCCCGTCGTCACCAACTGGCACACCTCCCCGGCGGACGCCGTCCCCTTCGGCGGCGGTACGGACCAGTAA